The Amblyomma americanum isolate KBUSLIRL-KWMA chromosome 6, ASM5285725v1, whole genome shotgun sequence genome has a window encoding:
- the LOC144093586 gene encoding venom protease-like isoform X2 — MRLRVLLALCLLAPVLAAKDEEETETPEKRLLVFPQNELPSPGGYCQSPLGVAGRCVPYQECRFLFDDEFLARRSLCGFVRRQSLVCCPQNGGGGGGFGGGGGGFGGGGGGFGGGFGGNGFGNGFGNFFPQQPSRPPFFPGGGGGGRPRGPPQFGGPRQPPVQQPRPRSAQKIWGTEDCGVASSALVRIVGGRESNLGAWPWIALLFIDVHGNGVRSPLCGGALVTPRHVLTAAHCTFSGNRSLTPEAFVARLGEHDYLSTDDGANPVDEPVVHIERHAQFNPRTYLNDVAVLKLRRPVPLSKDIALICLPYGSLQTDEYQSRMANIAGWGELYYGGPSSASLQDTRIPIQSLDTCKESFKRTSITFTDHYLCAGSLKGDKDACRGDSGGPLMLLDDQQRFTIIGITSFGRRCAEPGYPGVYTRVAKYLDWIQPRLV, encoded by the exons ATGCGGCTCAGAGTGCTCCTGGCGCTATGCCTGCTAGCCCCTGTGCTGGCCGCCAAGGACGAGGAGGAGACAGAGACGCCTGAGAAGAGGCTAC TGGTTTTCCCGCAGAACGAGCTGCCGTCTCCCGGCGGCTACTGCCAGTCCCCGCTGGGAGTGGCCGGCCGTTGCGTGCCATACCAGGAGTGCCGCTTCCTGTTCGACGACGAGTTCCTGGCGCGGCGATCGTTGTGCGGCTTCGTCCGGCGCCAGTCTCTCGTGTGCTGTCCGCAGAACGGCGGCGGGGGCGGAGGCTTTGGGGGTGGCGGAGGCGGATTCGGTGGCGGCGGAGGTGGATTCGGGGGCGGCTTCGGCGGAAACGGATTCGGAAACGGCTTCGGCAACTTCTTCCCGCAGCAG CCGAGCCGACCGCCCTTCTTCCCTGGCGGAGGAGGCGGGGGACGGCCGCGAGGGCCCCCGCAATTCGGCGGGCCACGGCAGCCTCCGGTCCAGCAGCCGCGGCCACGATCGGCGCAGAAGATATGGGGTACCGAAG ACTGCGGCGTGGCCAGCAGCGCCCTGGTCCGCATCGTGggaggccgggaatcgaacctgGGAGCGTGGCCATGGATT GCTCTGCTGTTCATCGACGTGCACGGCAACGGCGTCCGGTCCCCGCTGTGCGGCGGCGCGCTGGTCACCCCGCGGCACGTGCTCACGGCGGCCCACTGCACCTTCAGCGGCAACCGGTCGCTGACGCCCGAGGCGTTCGTGGCGCGCCTGGGTGAGCACGACTACCTGAGCACCGACGACGGCGCCAACCCCGTGGACGAGCCCGTGGTGCACATCGAGCGGCACGCCCAGTTTAACCCGCGGACCTACCTCAACGACGTGGCCGTGCTCAAGCTGCGGCGGCCCGTGCCGCTCAGCAAGGACATCGCGCTCATCTGCCTGCCCTACGGCAGTCTGCAGACGGACGAGTACCAGAGCCGCATGGCCAACATCGCCGGCTGGGGAGAGCTGTACTACGGGGGCCCGTCGAGCGCCTCGCTGCAGGACACGCGCATCCCCATCCAGAGCCTGGACACCTGCAAGGAGTCCTTCAAGCGCACCAGCATCACCTTCACGGACCATTACCTCTGCGCGGGGAGCCTCAAGGGCGACAAGGACGCCTGCAGG GGTGACTCGGGCGGACCGCTCATGCTGCTGGACGACCAACAACGATTCACCATCATCGGCATCACGTCTTTCGGGCGGCGTTGCGCGGAGCCCGGATACCCGGGCGTCTACACGCGCGTAGCCAAGTATCTCGACTGGATCCAGCCGAGGCTCGTCTGA
- the LOC144093586 gene encoding venom protease-like isoform X1 — MRLRVLLALCLLAPVLAAKDEEETETPEKRLLVFPQNELPSPGGYCQSPLGVAGRCVPYQECRFLFDDEFLARRSLCGFVRRQSLVCCPQNGGGGGGFGGGGGGFGGGGGGFGGGFGGNGFGNGFGNFFPQQIPHQPFPGLVRPLQPSRPPFFPGGGGGGRPRGPPQFGGPRQPPVQQPRPRSAQKIWGTEDCGVASSALVRIVGGRESNLGAWPWIALLFIDVHGNGVRSPLCGGALVTPRHVLTAAHCTFSGNRSLTPEAFVARLGEHDYLSTDDGANPVDEPVVHIERHAQFNPRTYLNDVAVLKLRRPVPLSKDIALICLPYGSLQTDEYQSRMANIAGWGELYYGGPSSASLQDTRIPIQSLDTCKESFKRTSITFTDHYLCAGSLKGDKDACRGDSGGPLMLLDDQQRFTIIGITSFGRRCAEPGYPGVYTRVAKYLDWIQPRLV; from the exons ATGCGGCTCAGAGTGCTCCTGGCGCTATGCCTGCTAGCCCCTGTGCTGGCCGCCAAGGACGAGGAGGAGACAGAGACGCCTGAGAAGAGGCTAC TGGTTTTCCCGCAGAACGAGCTGCCGTCTCCCGGCGGCTACTGCCAGTCCCCGCTGGGAGTGGCCGGCCGTTGCGTGCCATACCAGGAGTGCCGCTTCCTGTTCGACGACGAGTTCCTGGCGCGGCGATCGTTGTGCGGCTTCGTCCGGCGCCAGTCTCTCGTGTGCTGTCCGCAGAACGGCGGCGGGGGCGGAGGCTTTGGGGGTGGCGGAGGCGGATTCGGTGGCGGCGGAGGTGGATTCGGGGGCGGCTTCGGCGGAAACGGATTCGGAAACGGCTTCGGCAACTTCTTCCCGCAGCAG ATTCCACATCAGCCCTTCCCGGGCCTGGTCCGGCCATTACAGCCGAGCCGACCGCCCTTCTTCCCTGGCGGAGGAGGCGGGGGACGGCCGCGAGGGCCCCCGCAATTCGGCGGGCCACGGCAGCCTCCGGTCCAGCAGCCGCGGCCACGATCGGCGCAGAAGATATGGGGTACCGAAG ACTGCGGCGTGGCCAGCAGCGCCCTGGTCCGCATCGTGggaggccgggaatcgaacctgGGAGCGTGGCCATGGATT GCTCTGCTGTTCATCGACGTGCACGGCAACGGCGTCCGGTCCCCGCTGTGCGGCGGCGCGCTGGTCACCCCGCGGCACGTGCTCACGGCGGCCCACTGCACCTTCAGCGGCAACCGGTCGCTGACGCCCGAGGCGTTCGTGGCGCGCCTGGGTGAGCACGACTACCTGAGCACCGACGACGGCGCCAACCCCGTGGACGAGCCCGTGGTGCACATCGAGCGGCACGCCCAGTTTAACCCGCGGACCTACCTCAACGACGTGGCCGTGCTCAAGCTGCGGCGGCCCGTGCCGCTCAGCAAGGACATCGCGCTCATCTGCCTGCCCTACGGCAGTCTGCAGACGGACGAGTACCAGAGCCGCATGGCCAACATCGCCGGCTGGGGAGAGCTGTACTACGGGGGCCCGTCGAGCGCCTCGCTGCAGGACACGCGCATCCCCATCCAGAGCCTGGACACCTGCAAGGAGTCCTTCAAGCGCACCAGCATCACCTTCACGGACCATTACCTCTGCGCGGGGAGCCTCAAGGGCGACAAGGACGCCTGCAGG GGTGACTCGGGCGGACCGCTCATGCTGCTGGACGACCAACAACGATTCACCATCATCGGCATCACGTCTTTCGGGCGGCGTTGCGCGGAGCCCGGATACCCGGGCGTCTACACGCGCGTAGCCAAGTATCTCGACTGGATCCAGCCGAGGCTCGTCTGA